The proteins below come from a single Micromonospora citrea genomic window:
- a CDS encoding TAXI family TRAP transporter solute-binding subunit: MGALALVAAGVAGCGGRQDGATKDDAASEVTCKVTENTRVGIATGNATGVYYVVGNALAGQLSGTTDGKLSGTAAETGASVQNIEQLVAGQYDVAFSLFDTAVNAVQGKGTFTSPQPVEALARIYDNYTQVVVRADSGINSVADMKGKKISTGSPKSGTEVIANRLLEAAGLDPAKDVQAQRLDLTKTVEGVKDGSIDGLFWSGGVPTGGVTDLFTTAGDKVKFIDITPLLPKMAELNPAYQAGTIAADVYKTTADTPTIVVPNVLLVRKNLNADVACAITRTVFDKKDALAQANPAAKGISLETARKTEPVPLHRGAAKALQDLGAS; encoded by the coding sequence ATGGGTGCGCTGGCGCTCGTCGCGGCGGGCGTCGCCGGCTGCGGGGGCCGCCAGGACGGCGCCACCAAGGACGACGCCGCGAGCGAGGTCACCTGCAAGGTCACCGAGAACACCCGCGTCGGCATCGCCACCGGCAACGCCACCGGCGTCTACTACGTGGTCGGCAACGCCCTCGCCGGCCAGCTCTCCGGCACGACCGACGGCAAGCTGAGCGGCACCGCCGCCGAGACCGGCGCCTCGGTGCAGAACATCGAGCAGCTCGTCGCCGGCCAGTACGACGTCGCCTTCTCGCTGTTCGACACGGCGGTCAACGCGGTGCAGGGCAAGGGCACCTTCACGTCGCCCCAGCCGGTCGAGGCGCTCGCCCGGATCTACGACAACTACACGCAGGTCGTCGTCCGGGCCGACTCGGGGATCAACTCGGTCGCCGACATGAAGGGCAAGAAGATCTCCACGGGCTCCCCGAAGTCCGGCACCGAGGTCATCGCCAACCGGCTGCTGGAGGCCGCCGGCCTCGACCCGGCCAAGGACGTCCAGGCGCAGCGGCTGGACCTGACCAAGACCGTCGAGGGCGTCAAGGACGGCAGCATCGACGGCCTCTTCTGGTCGGGCGGCGTGCCCACGGGCGGCGTGACCGACCTGTTCACCACCGCCGGCGACAAGGTGAAGTTCATCGACATCACCCCGCTGCTACCGAAGATGGCCGAGCTCAACCCCGCGTACCAGGCGGGCACCATCGCCGCCGACGTCTACAAGACGACGGCGGACACCCCGACCATCGTGGTGCCGAACGTGCTGCTGGTCCGCAAGAACCTCAACGCCGACGTGGCGTGCGCGATCACCCGGACGGTGTTCGACAAGAAGGACGCCCTGGCCCAGGCCAACCCGGCGGCCAAGGGCATCAGCCTGGAGACCGCCCGCAAGACCGAGCCCGTGCCGCTGCACCGCGGCGCGGCCAAGGCGCTGCAGGACCTCGGCGCGAGCTGA
- a CDS encoding TRAP transporter permease, with amino-acid sequence MPLPPEPTERTDPGAPDPRDLAAQFEEEKPERPLSGPVAVLVTGATLAIALLALWQVFRPLPQGSKFYLMIFLAGVLPIVFLAYPADLRLPRRLRRGGRGPDGADRPDAGERGPSVADWVLAAAALVSCLYPVLPIRLGAGGGGYDAFLDRQGLLVGVDVAMGTVLLLLLLEACRRTTGWILPAVCLVFLAYGYYGGLLPQSWPVAHAGLDFGQLVDAFYNSDSGFYGTPLDVAATYIVLFTIYGAVLDLSGAGRFFVELSAAAFRRSRTAAGRTAVASGFLLGTVSGSGAATTVSIGAVTWPVLRRAGYPPERAGGMLAAAGVGAILSPPTLGAAAFIIAEYLGVSYLQVLGWATVPTVLYYLGILLAVEIDARRSGVRPVVLDTTSPWRLLGRFGYHFLSLLAIVVLLAVGFSATRAVVLATVLAATLSYLDRRHRLTPARLLSALSAGVRGVLAVSAVCAAAGIITATTTKTGLGPQAAALLVSGAQAVSSDPAVVLALTAVLAAVALTLLGLAVPVTASFVIGWVIIGPALLDLGVTAPAAAMFVFYFAVLSEASPPTALAAVAAAAVTGGRLVPTMWQTLRYALPAYLIPLAFVVTPTGLGLLGIGGAQRIAVAGVVAALSVAVLAVAAGGWLPGVGPAGTPERILGALAGLTLLWLEPVPVTVGAVLAAVMVAGVLVRRGAAGRTGEPSAVPTLHHGEEKQ; translated from the coding sequence ATGCCCCTGCCCCCGGAGCCCACCGAGCGGACCGATCCGGGTGCGCCCGATCCACGGGACCTGGCCGCCCAGTTCGAGGAGGAGAAGCCGGAGCGGCCGCTTTCCGGGCCCGTCGCGGTCCTGGTCACCGGCGCCACCCTGGCGATCGCGCTGCTCGCCCTCTGGCAGGTGTTCCGCCCGCTCCCGCAGGGCAGCAAGTTCTACCTGATGATCTTCCTGGCCGGCGTCCTGCCGATCGTCTTCCTGGCGTACCCGGCGGATCTGCGACTGCCCCGGCGCCTGCGGCGCGGAGGGCGGGGACCGGACGGAGCGGACCGGCCCGACGCCGGCGAGCGCGGCCCGAGCGTCGCCGACTGGGTGCTGGCCGCCGCGGCGCTGGTCAGCTGCCTCTACCCGGTGCTGCCGATCCGCCTCGGCGCCGGCGGCGGCGGGTACGACGCCTTCCTCGACCGACAGGGCCTGCTGGTCGGGGTCGACGTGGCCATGGGGACGGTGCTGCTCCTGCTGCTGCTGGAGGCGTGCCGGCGCACCACCGGATGGATCCTGCCGGCCGTCTGCCTGGTCTTCCTCGCCTACGGCTACTACGGCGGGCTGCTGCCCCAGTCCTGGCCGGTGGCCCACGCCGGCCTCGACTTCGGGCAGCTCGTCGACGCCTTCTACAACTCCGACAGCGGCTTCTACGGCACCCCGCTCGACGTGGCGGCGACGTACATCGTGCTGTTCACCATCTACGGCGCGGTGCTGGACCTCTCCGGGGCCGGCCGGTTCTTCGTGGAGCTCTCCGCCGCCGCGTTCCGGCGCTCCCGGACGGCGGCCGGGCGCACGGCCGTCGCCTCGGGCTTCCTGCTCGGCACCGTCTCCGGCTCCGGCGCGGCGACGACCGTCAGCATCGGCGCGGTGACCTGGCCCGTCCTGCGGCGGGCCGGCTACCCGCCGGAGCGCGCGGGCGGCATGCTCGCCGCGGCCGGCGTCGGGGCGATCCTGTCCCCGCCCACCCTCGGCGCGGCGGCCTTCATCATCGCCGAGTACCTCGGCGTGTCGTACCTGCAGGTGCTCGGCTGGGCGACCGTCCCGACGGTGCTCTACTACCTCGGCATCCTGCTCGCGGTGGAGATCGACGCCCGACGCTCGGGGGTGCGCCCGGTGGTGCTCGACACCACCTCGCCCTGGCGGCTGCTGGGCAGGTTCGGCTACCACTTCCTATCGCTGCTGGCGATCGTCGTGCTGCTCGCGGTGGGCTTCTCCGCGACCCGCGCCGTGGTGCTCGCCACCGTCCTGGCCGCCACGCTGTCCTACCTGGATCGTCGGCACCGGCTCACCCCCGCCCGCCTGCTCTCCGCGCTGAGCGCCGGCGTGCGCGGGGTGCTCGCCGTGAGCGCGGTCTGCGCCGCGGCCGGCATCATCACGGCCACCACCACCAAGACCGGCCTCGGCCCACAGGCGGCGGCGCTGCTGGTCAGCGGGGCCCAGGCCGTCAGCTCCGACCCGGCCGTGGTGCTGGCGCTCACCGCCGTCCTCGCCGCCGTCGCCCTCACGCTGCTCGGGCTGGCCGTGCCGGTCACCGCGTCGTTCGTGATCGGCTGGGTCATCATCGGTCCGGCCCTGCTGGACCTGGGCGTCACCGCGCCGGCCGCCGCCATGTTCGTCTTCTACTTCGCGGTCCTGTCCGAGGCGTCGCCGCCGACCGCGCTCGCCGCGGTGGCCGCCGCCGCCGTGACCGGCGGCCGGCTGGTGCCGACCATGTGGCAGACCCTGCGGTACGCCCTGCCCGCCTACCTCATCCCGCTCGCCTTCGTGGTCACCCCGACCGGTCTCGGGCTGCTCGGCATCGGGGGCGCGCAGCGGATCGCCGTGGCCGGGGTCGTCGCCGCCCTCAGCGTCGCCGTGCTGGCGGTGGCCGCGGGCGGCTGGCTGCCCGGCGTCGGCCCGGCCGGCACGCCGGAGCGGATCCTCGGCGCCCTCGCCGGGCTGACGCTGCTCTGGCTCGAACCCGTACCCGTCACGGTCGGCGCCGTCCTGGCTGCCGTCATGGTGGCGGGTGTGCTCGTCAGACGCGGCGCCGCCGGCCGGACCGGCGAGCCGTCAGCAGTGCCAACGCTGCACCATGGGGAGGAGAAACAGTGA
- a CDS encoding ABC transporter ATP-binding protein produces the protein MTTARPLIQAEGLVKRFGDFTAVDGIDVEVRAGEAFGFLGPNGAGKSSTMRMVGCVSPPSGGRLRILGMDPVRDGPAIRARLGVCPQLDNLDPELTVRENLTTYARYFGVPRRVARARAAELLDFVQLGERADSKVEPLSGGMKRRLTIARALVNEPEIVLLDEPTTGLDPQARHLVWERLFRLKQQGVTLVLTTHYMDEAEQLCDRLVVMDGGRIVAEGSPRALIERHATREVVELRFAAESQEDLAGKLDGLGERVEVLPDRILLYVADGDAAVAEVGASGLHPANVLIRRSSLEDVFLHLTGRTLVD, from the coding sequence GTGACCACGGCTCGACCACTCATCCAGGCGGAAGGGTTGGTGAAGCGGTTCGGCGACTTCACCGCCGTCGACGGCATCGACGTCGAGGTGCGCGCCGGTGAGGCCTTCGGCTTCCTCGGACCCAACGGCGCCGGCAAGTCCTCCACCATGCGGATGGTCGGGTGTGTCTCCCCGCCCAGCGGTGGCAGGCTGCGCATCCTCGGCATGGATCCGGTCCGCGACGGGCCGGCCATCCGTGCCCGGCTCGGCGTCTGCCCCCAGCTCGACAACCTCGACCCCGAGCTGACCGTCCGGGAGAACCTCACGACCTACGCGCGCTACTTCGGCGTCCCCCGCCGGGTGGCCCGGGCGCGCGCCGCCGAGCTGCTCGACTTCGTCCAGCTCGGCGAGCGGGCCGACAGCAAGGTCGAGCCCCTCTCCGGAGGCATGAAACGCCGGCTGACCATCGCCCGCGCGCTGGTCAACGAGCCGGAGATCGTGCTGCTCGACGAGCCGACGACCGGGCTCGACCCGCAGGCCCGGCACCTGGTGTGGGAGCGGCTGTTCCGGCTCAAGCAGCAGGGCGTCACGCTGGTGCTCACCACGCACTACATGGACGAGGCCGAGCAGCTCTGCGACCGCCTGGTCGTGATGGACGGCGGGCGGATCGTCGCCGAGGGTTCGCCACGCGCGCTGATCGAGCGGCACGCCACCCGCGAGGTGGTGGAACTGCGGTTCGCCGCCGAGTCGCAGGAGGACCTCGCAGGCAAGCTCGACGGCCTGGGGGAGCGGGTCGAGGTGCTGCCGGACCGGATTCTGCTCTACGTCGCCGACGGCGACGCGGCCGTCGCGGAGGTCGGCGCCTCGGGGCTGCACCCCGCCAACGTGCTGATTCGGCGCAGCAGCCTGGAGGACGTCTTCCTCCACCTGACCGGCCGCACCCTGGTCGACTGA
- a CDS encoding ABC transporter permease: MSAAQQARERARPSLPRVPALAVLAHHLVGYRRTWRGGVFSSFLLPVLTVLGFGLGVGAYIDEGVGGVRYLDWIVPGLIASTALQTAIGESTWPVFSNFQWIKTYFAQSAAPLRVGDILTGHLAFVVFRVLTTIAAFLLVTALFGALRSPWAVAALPVVALLGLAVAAPTFAYAAVVSTDSWLAMLLRFAVIPMTLFAGVFFPVESLPTALRWLAYATPLWHGVDLCRAATLGTAPQWSVAGHLLYLAAWVVAGWLLARRAFRRRLVV, translated from the coding sequence GTGAGCGCGGCGCAACAGGCACGGGAGCGGGCACGGCCCTCGCTGCCGCGGGTGCCGGCGCTGGCGGTGCTGGCCCACCACCTGGTCGGCTACCGGCGCACCTGGCGGGGCGGGGTCTTCTCGTCCTTCCTGCTGCCGGTGTTGACCGTGCTCGGGTTCGGGCTCGGCGTCGGGGCCTACATCGACGAGGGCGTCGGCGGGGTGCGCTACCTCGACTGGATCGTGCCCGGCCTCATCGCGTCGACCGCGCTGCAGACGGCGATCGGCGAGTCGACGTGGCCGGTGTTCAGCAACTTCCAGTGGATCAAGACCTACTTCGCGCAGAGCGCCGCGCCCCTGCGGGTGGGCGACATCCTCACCGGTCACCTGGCCTTCGTGGTGTTCCGGGTGCTGACCACCATCGCCGCGTTCCTGCTGGTGACGGCGTTGTTCGGGGCGCTGCGCTCACCGTGGGCGGTGGCCGCCCTGCCGGTGGTGGCGCTGCTCGGCCTCGCCGTCGCCGCGCCGACCTTCGCGTACGCGGCGGTGGTGTCCACCGACAGTTGGCTGGCGATGCTGCTCCGCTTCGCGGTGATCCCGATGACGCTCTTCGCCGGGGTGTTCTTCCCCGTGGAGTCGCTGCCCACGGCGCTGCGCTGGCTGGCGTACGCCACGCCGCTGTGGCACGGCGTCGACCTGTGCCGGGCGGCGACGCTGGGCACCGCTCCCCAGTGGTCGGTCGCCGGTCACCTGCTCTACCTCGCGGCATGGGTGGTCGCCGGCTGGCTGCTGGCCCGTCGCGCGTTCCGTCGCCGGCTCGTCGTCTAG
- a CDS encoding ABC transporter permease yields the protein MVSLVLPRLVDVSGASRRAASVAERNVAALKSVYWLLLVSGFVEPLLYLLSIGVGVGALVGDLTLPEGQVVTYAAFVAPAMLASSAMTGALSETTFNFFGKMKYMKLYDGVIATPVQPFEIALGELGWAMLRGGSYSAAFLVVMVGMDLTTAARALVAFPAAVLVGFAFGALGMTISTFMRSWQDFDLMGSAQFTLFLFSGTFVPAEAYPALLRWVVEVTPLYRAVHLIRGVTVGTAGPEWVLDVLYLLGVLAVGLLVASRRMGRLLYK from the coding sequence GTGGTCAGTCTCGTCCTGCCCCGGCTGGTCGACGTCTCCGGCGCGTCCCGTCGGGCGGCGTCGGTGGCCGAGCGCAACGTCGCGGCCCTGAAGTCCGTCTACTGGCTGCTGCTGGTGTCCGGGTTCGTCGAGCCGCTGCTCTACCTGCTCTCCATCGGCGTCGGGGTGGGCGCGCTGGTCGGCGACCTGACGCTGCCCGAAGGCCAGGTGGTCACGTACGCGGCGTTCGTCGCCCCGGCCATGCTCGCCTCGTCGGCGATGACGGGCGCGCTGTCGGAAACGACGTTCAACTTCTTCGGCAAGATGAAGTACATGAAGCTGTACGACGGGGTGATCGCCACCCCGGTGCAGCCGTTCGAGATCGCCCTCGGGGAGTTGGGCTGGGCGATGCTGCGGGGCGGCTCCTACTCGGCCGCGTTCCTGGTGGTGATGGTGGGGATGGATCTGACCACCGCGGCGCGGGCGCTGGTCGCCTTTCCCGCGGCGGTGCTGGTCGGCTTCGCCTTCGGCGCGCTCGGCATGACGATCTCGACCTTCATGCGCAGCTGGCAGGACTTCGACCTGATGGGCTCGGCCCAGTTCACGCTCTTCCTCTTCTCCGGCACGTTCGTCCCGGCCGAGGCCTATCCGGCCCTGCTGCGCTGGGTGGTCGAGGTGACCCCGCTCTACCGCGCGGTGCACCTGATCCGCGGCGTCACCGTGGGCACCGCCGGCCCGGAGTGGGTGCTCGACGTGCTCTACCTGCTCGGCGTGCTGGCCGTCGGTCTGCTGGTCGCGTCGCGCCGGATGGGCAGGTTGCTCTACAAGTAG
- a CDS encoding YihY/virulence factor BrkB family protein, whose product MASDESSARGRDHDVSGAVGAGRAGGDRRAGGADRSPDPGHGERHRAGRGPVGPDEGPDSPTELPGTGWKAALRRTLREFQEDSLTDWAAALTYYGVLSIFPGLLVLVSILGLLGPEATQGVKDTVNQAVPQENVRQIVEGAINQAQQSGGFAGLAAILGLVAAFWSASGYIAAFMRASNTIYDVPEGRPIWKTLPIRVGVTALIGVMLLASAVIVVFTGGFAEQAGEAIGLGSTAVTVWNIAKWPVLLLLVSLMFAILYWASPNARHGGFRWVSPGGVLAVVIWLMISGLFALYVTNFGSYNKTYGALAGVIIFLIWLWLSNIAILLGAEFDAELERSRAIEAGHSPDEEPYVELRDDRKLKKKRNAPARR is encoded by the coding sequence ATGGCCTCCGACGAGTCTTCCGCCCGCGGGCGCGACCACGACGTTTCCGGGGCGGTGGGCGCGGGGCGGGCGGGCGGTGACCGCCGGGCGGGCGGCGCCGACCGGAGTCCGGATCCCGGGCACGGCGAACGGCACCGCGCCGGGCGCGGCCCCGTCGGGCCCGACGAGGGCCCCGACAGCCCGACCGAGTTGCCGGGCACCGGGTGGAAGGCGGCGCTGCGTCGCACGCTGCGCGAGTTCCAGGAGGACAGCCTCACCGACTGGGCGGCGGCCCTGACCTACTACGGCGTGCTCTCCATCTTCCCCGGCCTGCTGGTGCTGGTCTCGATCCTCGGCCTGCTCGGCCCGGAGGCGACGCAGGGCGTCAAGGACACCGTCAACCAGGCCGTTCCGCAGGAGAACGTCCGGCAGATCGTCGAGGGCGCGATCAACCAGGCGCAGCAGAGCGGCGGGTTCGCCGGCCTCGCCGCCATCCTCGGTCTGGTGGCCGCGTTCTGGTCGGCGTCGGGCTACATCGCCGCCTTCATGCGCGCCTCGAACACGATCTACGACGTCCCGGAAGGGCGGCCGATCTGGAAGACGCTGCCGATCCGCGTCGGCGTCACCGCGCTGATCGGCGTGATGCTGCTGGCCAGCGCGGTGATCGTGGTCTTCACGGGCGGCTTCGCCGAGCAGGCCGGTGAGGCGATCGGGCTGGGCTCCACCGCGGTGACCGTGTGGAACATCGCCAAGTGGCCGGTGCTGCTGCTCCTGGTGAGCCTGATGTTCGCGATCCTCTACTGGGCCTCGCCGAACGCGCGGCACGGCGGGTTCCGCTGGGTCAGCCCGGGCGGCGTGCTGGCCGTGGTGATCTGGCTGATGATCTCCGGCCTCTTCGCCCTCTACGTCACCAACTTCGGCTCGTACAACAAGACGTACGGGGCGCTCGCGGGTGTGATCATCTTCCTGATCTGGCTGTGGCTGAGCAACATCGCGATCCTCCTCGGCGCGGAGTTCGACGCCGAACTGGAGCGCAGCCGCGCCATCGAGGCAGGGCACTCGCCCGACGAGGAGCCCTACGTCGAGCTCCGCGACGACCGCAAGCTCAAGAAGAAGCGCAACGCGCCGGCCCGCCGCTGA
- a CDS encoding ROK family protein, translating to MRSIDPLHVRLLRLLRDEGAVSRAELGARLQMPRPRLLAELERLVGLGYVAEAGLAASRGGRRSTLVELSPRLRFAAVDLGASSIDVEVVNGRLEPVAAYAEPADIRTGPKAILQRVNELLHKARADGAYERLDAVGIGVPGPVSFRDGVPVSPPIMPGWDRFPVRELLTREHGCPAVVDNDVNIMAIGERHGGVAHSVDDFLFVKIGTGIGCGIYLSGEVYRGTDGCAGDIGHIQVDAQGPMCSCGNVGCLEALFSGAALAKDATTAARSGVSPALAERLAARGAVTALDVAGGAVEGDVTCIQLIRDGGRRVGGVLAGLVSFTNPSMIVIGGGLAQLGHILLAEIRSVVYRRSLPLATGNLPVVLSELGPRAGVAGAAVLASDVAFAEAS from the coding sequence GTGCGGAGCATCGATCCCCTGCACGTACGGCTGTTGCGGCTGCTCCGCGACGAGGGGGCCGTGTCCCGGGCCGAGCTGGGCGCCCGGCTCCAGATGCCCCGCCCCCGGCTGCTGGCCGAGCTGGAACGCCTGGTCGGCCTCGGCTACGTGGCCGAGGCGGGTCTGGCCGCCTCCCGGGGCGGTCGCCGATCCACCCTGGTCGAACTGAGCCCGCGCCTGCGCTTCGCCGCCGTCGACCTCGGCGCCAGCTCGATCGACGTCGAGGTCGTCAACGGGCGCCTGGAACCGGTGGCCGCCTACGCCGAGCCGGCCGACATCCGCACCGGCCCGAAGGCGATCCTCCAGCGGGTCAACGAGCTGCTGCACAAGGCCCGGGCCGATGGCGCCTACGAGCGGCTCGACGCCGTCGGCATCGGGGTGCCCGGCCCGGTCAGCTTCCGCGACGGCGTCCCGGTCTCCCCGCCGATCATGCCGGGCTGGGACCGGTTCCCGGTGCGCGAGCTGCTCACCCGCGAGCACGGCTGCCCGGCGGTGGTCGACAACGACGTCAACATCATGGCCATCGGGGAGCGACACGGCGGGGTCGCCCACTCCGTGGACGACTTCCTCTTCGTGAAGATCGGCACCGGAATAGGGTGCGGGATCTACCTCAGCGGCGAGGTCTACCGGGGCACCGACGGCTGCGCCGGGGACATCGGCCACATCCAGGTCGACGCGCAGGGCCCCATGTGCTCCTGCGGCAACGTCGGCTGCCTGGAGGCGCTGTTCAGCGGCGCCGCGCTGGCCAAGGACGCGACCACCGCCGCGCGCAGCGGGGTGTCGCCCGCGCTGGCCGAGCGCCTCGCCGCACGCGGCGCGGTGACGGCGCTGGACGTCGCCGGGGGCGCCGTCGAGGGGGACGTGACGTGCATCCAACTGATCCGCGACGGGGGGCGGCGGGTGGGTGGGGTCCTGGCCGGGCTGGTCAGCTTCACCAATCCGTCGATGATCGTGATCGGCGGCGGGCTCGCCCAGCTCGGGCACATCCTGCTCGCCGAGATCCGCAGCGTCGTCTACCGCCGGTCGCTGCCGCTGGCGACCGGCAACCTTCCCGTCGTCCTCTCCGAACTCGGCCCGCGCGCCGGCGTGGCCGGCGCGGCCGTGCTCGCCAGTGACGTCGCCTTCGCGGAGGCATCGTGA
- a CDS encoding sugar ABC transporter ATP-binding protein produces the protein MVLRLTDVVKTFPGVRALDGVRLEVRAGEVHCLLGQNGAGKSTLIKVLAGVHRPDSGLVEWRGEPTTFADPQAAMRAGIATIYQELDLVEDLSVAENAFLGHEPRRLGFVRRGAMVRRTRQILGRLGHAEIPPGRMVRALPAAGKQIVSMARALSHEARLIIMDEPSAVLAHDEVGNLFRIIRELTAQGIAVIYISHRLEEIREIGDRVTVLKDGRTTAANLSARDTPTRDLVSRMTGRTIEYVFPDRPAGAAGGAQLLTVEGLTRAGEFADVSLDVRAGEIVGIAGLVGSGRSELLETIYGARRADAGSVRMAGRALRPGSVGAAVRAGMGMAPEERKSQALLLGEPIYRNVTLATFARYARAGFTDAGRERAEADRIAESLELRPRDVRRPVRTLSGGNQQKVVVGRWLLGDTRLLLLDEPTRGVDVGARAELYQVIRGLAARGVGVLLVSSEVPEVLGLADRVLVMREGRVVHEAPARELDENTVLDLVMAGSLMEGAPA, from the coding sequence GTGGTGCTGCGCCTCACCGACGTGGTCAAGACCTTTCCGGGCGTACGGGCCCTGGACGGGGTGCGCCTGGAGGTGCGCGCCGGCGAGGTGCACTGCCTGCTCGGGCAGAACGGCGCCGGCAAGTCCACCCTGATCAAGGTGCTCGCCGGGGTGCACCGGCCCGACTCGGGGCTCGTCGAGTGGCGGGGCGAGCCGACCACGTTCGCCGATCCGCAGGCCGCCATGCGCGCCGGCATCGCCACCATCTACCAGGAACTCGACCTGGTCGAGGACCTCTCGGTCGCGGAGAACGCCTTTCTCGGCCACGAGCCGCGTCGGCTCGGCTTCGTCCGGCGGGGCGCCATGGTCCGGCGTACCCGGCAGATACTCGGCCGGCTCGGCCACGCCGAGATCCCGCCCGGACGGATGGTGCGCGCGCTGCCCGCCGCCGGCAAGCAGATCGTCAGCATGGCCCGCGCCCTCTCCCACGAGGCCCGGCTGATCATCATGGACGAGCCGAGCGCCGTGCTGGCCCACGACGAGGTGGGCAACCTGTTCCGGATCATCCGGGAGCTGACCGCGCAGGGCATCGCCGTCATCTACATCTCGCACCGGCTGGAGGAGATCCGCGAGATCGGCGACCGGGTCACCGTACTCAAGGACGGCCGGACCACCGCGGCGAACCTGTCGGCGCGCGACACCCCGACCCGCGACCTGGTCAGCCGGATGACCGGCCGCACCATCGAGTACGTCTTCCCGGACCGCCCGGCCGGCGCGGCCGGCGGCGCGCAGCTGCTCACGGTCGAGGGGCTGACCCGGGCCGGTGAGTTCGCCGACGTCTCGCTCGACGTCCGGGCCGGCGAGATCGTCGGCATCGCCGGGCTGGTCGGCTCGGGCCGTTCCGAGCTGCTGGAGACCATCTACGGCGCGCGCCGCGCCGACGCCGGCTCGGTGCGGATGGCCGGCCGGGCGCTGCGCCCCGGCAGCGTCGGCGCGGCGGTACGGGCCGGCATGGGAATGGCCCCCGAGGAGCGCAAGAGCCAGGCGCTGCTGCTGGGCGAGCCGATCTACCGCAACGTGACCCTGGCGACCTTCGCCCGCTACGCCCGCGCCGGGTTCACCGACGCCGGGCGGGAACGGGCCGAGGCGGACCGGATCGCCGAGAGCCTGGAGCTGCGCCCCCGCGACGTACGCCGGCCGGTGCGCACCCTCTCGGGCGGCAACCAGCAGAAGGTGGTGGTCGGCCGCTGGCTGCTCGGCGACACCCGGCTGCTGCTGCTCGACGAGCCGACCCGGGGCGTCGACGTCGGCGCGCGGGCGGAGCTCTACCAGGTGATCCGGGGGCTGGCCGCGCGCGGCGTCGGGGTGCTGCTGGTCTCCAGCGAGGTCCCCGAGGTGCTCGGCCTGGCCGACCGGGTGCTGGTGATGCGGGAGGGGCGGGTCGTCCACGAGGCCCCGGCCCGCGAACTCGACGAGAACACCGTGCTCGACCTCGTCATGGCGGGGTCCCTGATGGAAGGCGCACCGGCATGA
- a CDS encoding ABC transporter permease, with protein sequence MTEGPVPTVAPQAAAQLPAQSPPVDPAQTGAGVDKRPAPGRISWWRGDGGEGARRNLGLIGVLVVLVVIGALTRSDLYSNPDWVWDNVLSILKLAAVVGVVTVGMTFVIIGGGIDLSVGAIVALAGVWCTTVATQSYGAGGMIFSALTVGLAVGLVNGLLISYGRLVPFIATLAMLVAARGLAAEISDKQTQVSENGFINGLASNSLLGIPLLVYILAAVVAAGWVLLNRTTFGRRTVAVGGNPEAARLAGINVRRHTVLLYALSGLCCGIAAIMLTAQANSAQAAMANLYELDAIAAAIIGGTLLSGGRGTIIGSLLGVVIFATITNLFAINGLSTEAQNMVKGGIIVAAVLVQQVQFRSLTQFLNRNRLTTT encoded by the coding sequence ATGACCGAGGGTCCTGTTCCCACCGTGGCGCCGCAGGCTGCGGCGCAACTGCCGGCGCAGTCGCCGCCGGTGGATCCGGCGCAGACCGGGGCGGGCGTCGACAAGAGGCCGGCACCGGGCCGGATCTCCTGGTGGCGGGGCGACGGCGGCGAGGGCGCCCGCCGCAACCTCGGCCTGATCGGGGTGCTGGTCGTGCTCGTCGTGATCGGCGCCCTCACCCGCTCCGACCTGTACTCGAACCCGGACTGGGTGTGGGACAACGTCCTGAGCATCCTCAAGCTGGCGGCCGTGGTCGGCGTGGTCACCGTCGGCATGACCTTCGTGATCATCGGCGGCGGCATCGACCTCTCCGTCGGCGCGATCGTCGCGCTGGCCGGCGTCTGGTGCACCACGGTGGCCACCCAGAGCTACGGCGCCGGCGGCATGATCTTCAGCGCGCTCACCGTCGGGCTGGCGGTCGGCCTGGTCAACGGGCTGCTCATCTCGTACGGCCGGCTGGTGCCGTTCATCGCGACCCTCGCGATGCTGGTGGCGGCCCGGGGCCTGGCGGCCGAGATCTCCGACAAGCAGACCCAGGTGTCGGAGAACGGCTTCATCAACGGGCTCGCCAGCAACAGCCTGCTGGGCATCCCGCTGCTGGTCTACATCCTCGCCGCCGTGGTGGCCGCCGGCTGGGTGCTGCTCAACCGCACCACCTTCGGCCGGCGTACGGTCGCCGTCGGCGGCAACCCGGAGGCCGCCCGGCTCGCCGGCATCAACGTCCGGCGGCACACCGTGCTGCTCTACGCGCTCTCCGGGCTCTGCTGCGGGATCGCCGCCATCATGCTCACCGCCCAGGCCAACTCGGCGCAGGCGGCGATGGCGAACCTCTACGAGCTGGACGCGATCGCCGCCGCGATCATCGGCGGCACGCTGCTCAGCGGCGGGCGGGGCACCATCATCGGTTCCCTGCTCGGGGTGGTCATCTTCGCCACCATCACCAACCTCTTCGCCATCAACGGCCTCTCCACGGAGGCCCAGAACATGGTCAAGGGCGGCATCATCGTCGCCGCCGTACTGGTCCAGCAGGTCCAGTTCCGCAGCCTCACCCAGTTCCTGAACCGCAACCGGCTCACCACCACCTGA